One Pantoea eucalypti genomic region harbors:
- a CDS encoding YbhQ family protein, translated as MKWSNRIQIITGQTLLHIAMHLLVIAALIWGWKHKALVDVCSTLVAMYALVFVAMLVTQRIPRLRTLGDYLEEATTTYYFGAAMMTLFLVSRIYHNNLLLACLGVVMLLGPALVSLLAKEPPRRIENKRS; from the coding sequence ATGAAATGGTCTAATCGTATTCAAATCATCACGGGTCAAACGTTATTGCATATTGCTATGCATTTACTGGTGATCGCTGCGCTGATCTGGGGCTGGAAGCACAAGGCTCTGGTTGATGTCTGCAGTACGCTGGTGGCGATGTATGCACTGGTTTTTGTTGCCATGCTGGTAACACAGCGCATCCCACGTTTACGTACTCTCGGCGATTATCTTGAAGAAGCGACCACCACTTACTACTTTGGCGCTGCCATGATGACACTGTTCCTGGTGTCGCGAATTTACCACAACAATCTGCTGCTGGCCTGTCTCGGCGTAGTGATGTTGCTGGGTCCGGCGCTGGTCTCGCTGCTGGCGAAAGAGCCGCCGCGGCGAATCGAAAACAAACGTAGTTAA
- the dusC gene encoding tRNA dihydrouridine(16) synthase DusC, with product MRVLLAPMEGVLDSLVRQLLSEVNDYDLCITEFLRVVDQLLPVKSFYRLCPELHNASRTPSGTRVRMQLLGQHPEWLAENAARAVELGSWGVDLNCGCPSKLVNGSGGGATLLKDPDLIYRGAKAMREAVPADLPVTVKVRLGWDSSARSLEIADAVQQAGASELTVHGRTKEEGYRAEAINWQAIGEIRQRLRIPVIANGEIWDWQSAQNCMAVTGCSAVMIGRGALNIPNLSRVVKYNEPPMAWTDVVRLLQKYSRLEKQGDTGLYHVARIKQWLGYLRKAYGEADGLFSEIRALKNSGDIAQAIDRHAIVHGL from the coding sequence ATGAGGGTTTTACTGGCGCCGATGGAGGGCGTGCTGGATTCACTGGTGCGCCAGCTGTTATCGGAAGTGAACGACTACGATCTCTGCATCACTGAGTTTTTGCGCGTGGTCGATCAACTGCTGCCGGTAAAATCTTTCTACCGTCTCTGCCCCGAACTGCATAACGCCAGCCGCACGCCTTCAGGCACGCGGGTGCGTATGCAGCTGCTGGGGCAGCATCCCGAATGGTTAGCCGAGAACGCCGCACGCGCGGTGGAGCTGGGTTCCTGGGGTGTTGATCTCAACTGTGGTTGTCCCTCTAAACTGGTCAACGGCAGCGGAGGCGGCGCGACCCTTCTTAAAGATCCCGATCTGATTTATCGCGGCGCGAAAGCGATGCGTGAAGCCGTCCCTGCGGATTTACCGGTAACGGTAAAAGTGCGGCTCGGCTGGGATTCCAGTGCCCGCAGTCTGGAGATTGCCGATGCGGTTCAGCAGGCGGGAGCCAGCGAGCTGACGGTGCATGGGCGGACCAAAGAAGAAGGCTATCGCGCAGAGGCGATCAACTGGCAGGCAATTGGCGAGATTCGTCAGCGGCTGCGCATTCCGGTGATTGCCAACGGCGAGATCTGGGACTGGCAAAGCGCGCAAAATTGTATGGCAGTGACGGGCTGCAGTGCGGTAATGATTGGCCGTGGTGCACTGAACATCCCCAACCTGAGCCGGGTGGTGAAATACAACGAACCACCGATGGCCTGGACGGATGTGGTGCGGTTACTGCAGAAGTACAGCCGGCTGGAGAAGCAGGGCGATACCGGCCTCTATCACGTGGCGCGTATCAAACAGTGGCTGGGTTATCTGCGCAAAGCCTATGGCGAAGCCGATGGCTTATTCAGTGAAATCCGCGCGTTAAAAAACTCGGGCGATATTGCGCAGGCAATCGATCGTCACGCGATTGTTCATGGTTTGTGA
- the clsB gene encoding cardiolipin synthase ClsB has protein sequence MNFSWQEGNRLLLLENGEAFFPRVFGAIQRAERTVLIETFILFEDEVGNALHRELLAAAQRGVRVEVMVDGYGSAELSDKFVNSLTSAGVRFIYYDPRPLVMGMRTNVFRRLHRKTVVVDDVVAFVGGINFSAEHNTDYGPEAKQDYSVQVKGPVVADIARYLQQAIGSEQPTRRWWGSRSHRPAVNATPGDAQVLYVYRDNDEHRDDIEVHYLEMLREAKRDVIIANAYFFPGYRLLREMRNAAQRGVRVRLIVQGEPDMPIVKVGAELLYNYLVDGGVEVYEYIRRPLHGKIAVKDDHWATVGSSNLDPLSLSLNLEANLIIHDHPFNQTLRDNLEALLANDCKRVQEEHLPPRNWWQLSKSVVVFHFLRHFPAIAGWLPAHTPLLAQVSPPVQPEMETQDRVEADNPGAKS, from the coding sequence ATGAATTTTAGCTGGCAGGAAGGCAACCGGCTGCTGTTGCTGGAAAATGGCGAAGCGTTTTTCCCGCGCGTCTTTGGCGCGATTCAGCGGGCAGAACGCACGGTATTAATCGAAACCTTTATTCTGTTTGAGGATGAGGTAGGCAACGCTCTGCACCGTGAATTGCTGGCTGCGGCGCAGCGCGGCGTGCGGGTTGAAGTGATGGTCGATGGTTATGGCTCCGCTGAACTCTCAGATAAATTTGTGAACAGCCTGACCAGCGCGGGCGTACGTTTCATCTATTACGATCCCCGTCCGCTGGTGATGGGGATGCGCACCAACGTATTTCGCCGTCTGCACCGCAAAACCGTGGTGGTGGATGATGTCGTCGCCTTTGTGGGCGGCATCAACTTCTCGGCTGAGCACAACACCGATTATGGCCCGGAGGCGAAACAGGATTACTCAGTGCAGGTCAAAGGCCCGGTTGTGGCCGATATTGCCCGCTATCTGCAACAGGCGATTGGCAGCGAGCAGCCTACCCGCCGCTGGTGGGGCTCGCGTTCTCATCGTCCGGCAGTGAACGCTACACCTGGCGATGCCCAGGTGCTCTATGTCTATCGCGATAACGACGAGCATCGCGACGACATCGAAGTGCATTATCTTGAGATGCTGCGCGAGGCGAAGCGGGATGTCATTATTGCCAACGCCTACTTCTTTCCTGGCTACCGGCTGCTGCGTGAGATGCGTAATGCCGCACAGCGTGGCGTCCGGGTACGCCTGATCGTTCAGGGCGAGCCAGATATGCCGATAGTAAAAGTGGGTGCGGAGCTGCTCTATAACTATCTGGTCGATGGCGGCGTCGAAGTGTATGAATATATTCGTCGTCCGCTGCACGGCAAGATTGCTGTAAAAGACGATCACTGGGCCACCGTCGGCTCCAGCAATCTCGATCCGCTCAGCCTCTCTTTAAACCTGGAAGCCAACCTGATCATTCACGATCATCCCTTTAATCAGACGCTGCGTGACAACCTCGAAGCGCTGCTGGCCAACGATTGCAAGCGCGTGCAGGAGGAGCACCTGCCACCGCGAAACTGGTGGCAACTGAGTAAAAGCGTGGTGGTGTTTCACTTCCTGCGCCATTTCCCGGCCATCGCGGGCTGGCTTCCGGCGCATACGCCCTTGCTGGCTCAGGTGAGTCCGCCGGTACAACCTGAAATGGAAACGCAGGATCGCGTTGAAGCTGATAATCCGGGAGCAAAATCCTGA
- the rhlE gene encoding ATP-dependent RNA helicase RhlE, translating to MSFDSLGLSADILRAVAEQGYSEPTPIQRQAIPVVLAGRDLLASAQTGTGKTAGFTLPLLQKLSATATPIRGRRPVRALILTPTRELAAQVGENVSDYSKYLSLRSMVVFGGVSINPQMVKLRGGVDILVATPGRLLDLAQQNAVDLSQVEVLVLDEADRMLDMGFIHDIRRVLARLPAKRQNLLFSATFSDEIKGLAEKLLTNPEMIEVARRNTASEQVAQQVAFVDKKRKRELLSQLIGEGNWQQVLVFTRTKHGANHLAEQLGKDGISAAAIHGNKSQGARTRALADFKSGGIRVLVATDIAARGLDIEELPHVVNYELPNVAEDYVHRIGRTGRAAATGVALSLVCVDEHKLLRDIERLLKREIPRLAVEGYEPDPSIKAEPIINGRQQQSRGGAGGGGRGRGQGGQGAGASRSSSSGDKRPQARRQSQAAPQGDKPASRPRRPAAAKRTGNV from the coding sequence ATGTCTTTTGACTCTCTCGGCCTGAGTGCCGATATTTTGCGCGCGGTCGCCGAACAAGGCTACAGCGAACCTACACCTATCCAGCGCCAGGCAATTCCTGTGGTGCTGGCTGGCCGCGATCTGCTGGCGAGTGCCCAGACCGGCACCGGCAAAACGGCCGGCTTTACTTTACCGCTGTTACAGAAACTCTCTGCCACTGCCACGCCAATCCGCGGTCGTCGCCCGGTGCGCGCCCTGATCCTGACCCCAACCCGTGAACTCGCGGCGCAGGTCGGTGAAAACGTCAGCGACTACAGCAAGTATCTTTCGCTGCGTTCGATGGTGGTGTTTGGTGGTGTCAGCATCAATCCCCAGATGGTCAAGCTGCGTGGCGGCGTTGATATTCTGGTCGCAACACCAGGCCGCCTGCTGGATCTGGCGCAACAGAATGCCGTTGACCTGTCACAGGTCGAAGTTCTGGTGCTGGATGAAGCGGACCGCATGCTGGATATGGGCTTTATCCATGATATCCGTCGTGTGCTGGCGCGCCTGCCGGCGAAACGTCAGAACCTGCTGTTCTCTGCCACCTTCTCTGATGAGATTAAAGGTCTGGCTGAGAAACTGCTGACCAATCCGGAAATGATTGAAGTGGCTCGCCGCAATACCGCCTCTGAGCAGGTTGCGCAGCAGGTGGCTTTCGTTGATAAGAAGCGCAAGCGTGAACTGTTGTCGCAGCTGATTGGCGAAGGTAACTGGCAGCAGGTGCTGGTCTTCACCCGTACCAAACACGGTGCGAACCACCTTGCCGAGCAACTGGGCAAAGATGGCATCAGCGCTGCAGCCATTCATGGCAACAAGAGCCAGGGTGCACGTACCCGTGCGCTGGCCGACTTTAAGTCAGGCGGTATTCGCGTGCTGGTTGCGACCGATATCGCGGCCCGTGGCCTGGATATTGAAGAGCTGCCACACGTCGTGAACTACGAGCTGCCTAACGTCGCCGAAGATTATGTTCACCGTATTGGCCGTACAGGTCGTGCAGCCGCGACCGGTGTCGCACTGTCGCTGGTCTGCGTCGATGAGCATAAACTGCTGCGTGATATTGAGCGTCTGCTGAAGCGTGAAATCCCGCGTCTGGCCGTTGAAGGTTATGAACCCGATCCGAGCATCAAAGCGGAGCCGATCATTAATGGTCGTCAGCAGCAGTCTCGCGGCGGTGCAGGTGGCGGCGGCCGGGGTCGTGGTCAGGGCGGACAGGGTGCAGGCGCATCGCGTTCATCTTCATCCGGCGACAAGCGTCCTCAGGCGCGTCGTCAGAGCCAGGCCGCGCCTCAGGGCGATAAGCCCGCGTCGCGTCCACGTCGTCCGGCAGCCGCGAAGCGTACCGGTAACGTCTGA
- a CDS encoding endonuclease/exonuclease/phosphatase family protein, with translation MPQNTQGFSIKVLTINTHKGFAPFNRRFILPELRDAVRATEADVVFLQEVMGTHAIHALNHEAWPDSPHYEFLADTIWNDFAYGRNAVYPEGHHGNAVLSRFPITEYENRDISVAGSENRGMLHCQIALPEPHGTLHVICVHLGLKEAHRHAQMKKICEMVNSLPRDAPVVVAGDFNDWQRRANSILKQGAGLKEVFSMKTGRPARTFPARFPILRLDRIYVRNATVSHPWALPRKPWSHLSDHAPLAVEIHL, from the coding sequence ATGCCACAAAACACGCAAGGATTTTCAATAAAAGTCCTGACGATCAATACACACAAGGGTTTCGCCCCGTTTAATCGCCGATTCATCCTGCCCGAATTACGCGACGCCGTTCGCGCAACAGAGGCGGATGTGGTCTTTCTCCAGGAGGTAATGGGCACGCATGCTATTCATGCCCTTAATCATGAGGCGTGGCCCGATTCTCCGCATTATGAGTTTCTGGCCGACACCATATGGAACGATTTCGCCTATGGGCGAAATGCGGTCTATCCGGAGGGACATCATGGCAATGCGGTGCTGTCACGCTTCCCGATCACCGAATATGAAAACCGGGATATCTCGGTGGCAGGCAGTGAAAATCGCGGCATGCTGCATTGCCAGATTGCCCTGCCTGAACCGCACGGCACGCTGCATGTCATCTGCGTACATCTGGGTCTGAAAGAGGCGCATCGTCACGCGCAGATGAAGAAAATATGTGAAATGGTTAACTCGCTGCCGCGCGACGCACCGGTCGTCGTGGCGGGTGATTTCAACGACTGGCAGCGACGCGCTAACTCAATTTTAAAACAGGGTGCGGGTTTGAAAGAGGTATTCAGCATGAAAACCGGACGCCCGGCGCGGACCTTTCCGGCACGCTTCCCGATCCTGCGACTTGACCGCATCTATGTGCGCAACGCCACGGTCAGTCATCCGTGGGCGCTGCCACGTAAACCCTGGTCACATCTGTCGGACCATGCACCGCTGGCCGTGGAGATCCACCTATGA